Proteins from one Triticum aestivum cultivar Chinese Spring chromosome 7A, IWGSC CS RefSeq v2.1, whole genome shotgun sequence genomic window:
- the LOC123149652 gene encoding potassium channel KOR1 has product MGRLGSKRRVGEETEMEVVEEEEKEYEVEEVRDRLQSSRNSRLALFGSDLRLGPRRRRPPRRPAVDGEDGFFHDHIILPDNKWYLLWTKFILVWAVYSSFFTPFEFGFFRGLPDKLFVLDIVGQIAFLIDIVLKFFVAYRDPDTYRIVRNPTSIALRYCKSSFIFDLLGCFPWDIIYKACGSKEEVRYLLWIRLTRALKVTEFFRDLEKDIRVNYLFTRIVKLIVVEIYCTHTAACIFYYLATTLPESMEGNTWIGSLKLGEYSYDHFRELDLIKLYTTSLYFAIVTMATVGYGDIHAVNVREMIFVMIYVSFDMILGAYLIGNMTALIVKGSRTERFRDKMKEVIRYMNRNKLGKEIREQIKGHLRLQYESSYTEASVLQDIPISIRAKISQTLYKPYVESTPLFKGCSAEFIQQIVIRLQEEFFLPGEVILEQGSAVDQIYFVCHGALEGVGIGEDGQEETILMLEPESSFGEIAILCNIPQPYSVRVCELCRLLRLDKQSFTNILEIYFVDGRKILSNLTDNNEYGGRVKQIESDITFHIGKQEAELTLRVNSAAFYGDLNQLKGLIRAGADPKNTDYDGRSPLHLAASKGYEDVAQFLIHEGADIDLADKFGNTPLLEAVKQGHDRVAALLFGRGAKLNLENAGSHLCMAVSKGDSDFVRRALAYGADPDSKDYDHRSPLHIAAADGLYMMAKMLVDAGASVFATDRWGTTPLDEGRKSGSKPLMMLLEQAKADELSKFPARGEEVRDRMHPRRCSVFPNHPWDDGAGRREGVTLWIPHTIDGLIRSAQEKLGLSGSGLRLLGEDGARVQEVDMVHDGQKLYLVGGDDRTGQSE; this is encoded by the exons ATGGGCAGGCTGGGGTCGAAGAGGAGGGTGGGGGAGGAGACGGAGATGGAGGtggtcgaggaggaggagaaggagtacgaggTGGAGGAGGTGCGCGACCGGCTCCAGTCGTCGCGGAACAGCCGGCTGGCGCTCTTCGGCTCCGACCTCCGGCTCGGCCCGCGCCGCcggcgcccccctcgccgccccgccgtcgacGGCGAGGACGGGTTCTTCCACGACCACATCATCCTCCCCGACAACAA GTGGTATCTGCTATGGACCAAGTTCATACTGGTTTGGGCGGTGTACAGTTCCTTCTTTACGCCCTTCGAATTCGGCTTCTTCCGGGGCCTCCCCGACAAACTGTTCGTCTTGGACATAGTTGGGCAGATTGCCTTCCTCATTGATATTGTTCTCAAGTTTTTCGTGGCCTACCGCGACCCCGACACGTACCGCATCGTACGCAATCCGACCTCTATTGCCCTCCG GTACTGCAAATCAAGCTTCATTTTTGATCTCCTTGGTTGCTTCCCATGGGATATTATCTACAAG GCTTGCGGCAGTAAAGAAGAAGTAAGATACCTATTGTGGATCCGTTTAACACGAGCTCTGAAGGTAACAGAGTTCTTCAGGGATCTGGAAAAGGATATCCGCGTGAATTATCTGTTCACAAGAATAGTGAAACTCATAGTTGTGGAGATCTACTGCACACACACAGCAGCCTGTATCTTCTATTACCTGGCCACAACGCTACCCGAGTCAATGGAAGGAAATACATGGATAGGGAGTTTGAAGTTGGGGGAGTACAGCTATGATCATTTCAGGGAGCTTGATCTTATCAAGCTTTATACCACCTCACTGTACTTTGCAATCGTCACAATGGCGACTGTTG GTTATGGTGACATTCATGCTGTAAATGTCAGGGAAATGATATTTGTCATGATCTATGTCTCCTTTGATATGATTCTTGGCGCTTACCTCATCGGTAACATGACTGCGCTTATCGTCAAAGGCTCGAGAACCGAGCGATTCAGGGACAAAATGAAAGAAGTCATCAGGTATATGAACAGGAATAAACTTGGGAAAGAGATAAGGGAACAGATCAAGGGGCATCTGAGGTTGCAGTATGAGAGCAGCTACACTGAAGCTTCTGTACTTCAGGATATCCCTATTTCAATTCGTGCAAAG ATTTCTCAAACACTGTATAAGCCATATGTTGAAAGCACTCCACTGTTCAAAGGCTGCTCAGCAGAATTCATTCAACAGATT GTCATCAGACTCCAAGAAGAGTTCTTCCTACCAGGAGAGGTTATTTTGGAGCAAGGCAGTGCAGTTGATCAGATATACTTTGTCTGTCACGGTGCGCTG GAAGGTGTTGGCATCGGCGAAGACGGTCAAGAGGAGACTATTTTGATGTTGGAGCCTGAGAGTTCTTTCGGAGAAATCGCTATCCTTTGCAACATCCCACAGCCATACAGTGTTCGTGTTTGTGAACTTTGCAGGCTCTTGCGGCTCGATAAGCAGTCATTCACAAACATACTGGAGATCTACTTTGTCGACGGAAGGAAAATTTTGAGCAACCTCACTGAT AACAATGAATATGGCGGACGAGTCAAACAAATAGAATCAGATATCACATTCCACATAGGGAAGCAAGAGGCAGAGCTGACCTTGAGAGTAAACAGTGCTGCCTTTTACGGTGACCTTAATCAGCTCAAGGGTTTAATCCGGGCAGGAGCCGATCCAAAGAATACCGATTATGACGGGCGGTCTCCTTTG CATCTTGCAGCTTCCAAAGGGTACGAAGACGTTGCGCAGTTCCTCATCCACGAAGGGGCTGATATCGATCTTGCCG ACAAATTTGGGAACACGCCACTGCTGGAGGCAGTGAAGCAGGGGCATGACCGGGTGGCCGCGCTGCTCTTCGGCAGAGGAGCCAAGCTGAACCTCGAGAACGCCGGCAGCCACCTCTGCATGGCGGTGTCGAAGGGGGACTCCGACTTCGTTCGGAGGGCTCTAGCCTACGGCGCTGACCCAGACTCGAAGGACTACGACCACCGCAGTCCTCTCCACATAGCCGCCGCAGATGGCCTGTACATGATGGCCAAGATGCTGGTAGACGCAGGCGCAAGCGTGTTCGCAACCGACAG GTGGGGCACTACGCCACTGGACGAAGGGCGAAAGTCGGGTAGCAAGCCGCTGATGATGCTGCTGGAGCAGGCGAAAGCCGACGAGCTGTCCAAGTTCCCCGCCCGCGGTGAAGAAGTGAGAG ATAGAATGCACCCGCGACGATGCTCCGTGTTCCCCAACCATCCGTGGGACGATGGCGCCGGGCGCAGAGAGGGGGTGACGCTGTGGATCCCACACACGATCGACGGGCTCATCAGGTCGGCGCAGGAGAAGCTGGGCTTGTCCGGCTCAGGCCTGCGCCTGCTCGGCGAGGACGGCGCGAGGGTGCAGGAGGTTGACATGGTCCATGATGGCCAGAAGCTCTATCTGGTCGGAGGCGATGACCGCACGGGGCAGAGCGAGTAG